Genomic DNA from Fimbriimonas ginsengisoli Gsoil 348:
TAGGCCCTCGTCGACGACGAGCTCGTCCGCCCGCACCTTCGCCTCGCCGATATTAGAGCCGTGAAGCAAGACCCTGGCTCCAAATGAAGCCGCCCGCATCTGCTTCACGAGCGGAGCGAACACCGGCATCACGACGGTCACCGGAATGCCCAAATCCCGGCCGTGATAGGCGAGCGCCAGGGCGTGGTTCCCCGCCGATGCTGCGGTAACCCCCTTACGGCGCTGTTCTTCCGACAGGAGTAACAGCGCGTTCCGGGCCCCGCGTTCCTTGAACGAGCCGGTGCGCTGCAGATACTCCAGCTTCGGAAACACCCGGCACCCACACAATTCGGAGAGCAGCGGCGATTCCGAACACGGGGTTTTCAGAACGCCGCTGGCGATTCGCTCGCGCGCAGCGACTATTTCCTCGAACGTAACGTCGTTCGGCACCCTTATAGGTTACTCGGCCCGGTCCGCTCTCACTTCTTGGTCAGTACGAGGTTGCCGTTACCGAGAAACTGCGCGTTGTCGGGACCCAGCAGCCGGTAGCTCGAACTCAGCGGGTCGGTTAGGGGCTTCCCTCTCCTGTGCGTGCCGGAAAGAGTTCGGTTCCCTTCCCCAGTGAATTGAAAGTTTGCCTCGAGGACCGTTGCGTCCGTTCCGCAAGGATGAGACCAGTCGATCACCGTTCCGCTGACCGCCGCGCTACGAGCCGTCGAGGCTTCGGTCACCGTTCCGGACACCTTGCCCAATATATCCACCGACAGGTCGAACGTTAGGTTCTTCCCGGGAGCGCCCACCGACGTGATCGTAAAGGCGCCGTTATAGTCGCCTACATATGTCGCGTTGGATGTGCCGGAGTCGGCGCCCCCGCACGGCTCGAGCCCTCCACAGCCGATGAGCAGGCACTGGACCGCGAACAGCAATGTAAACCGGGCTTGAAAGTGCCTCATGACGTTTGTCGATAGTGTCGCATTAGCGGCTTCTTGCACAGGTACGGAGCGCGAAATAGCAATTACCGGCCCACGGTCCCTCCGGCACGTCCACGGCTATAATTCGAGCCATGTCCAACGACATCCGCCGCATCGTCGCCACCGACTGCGGCTCGACCACCACCAAAGCGATCCTGATCGAGCGAAACGATACGACTGGCGAGTACCGCCTGGTTGCCCGCGGAGAAGCACCGACGACCGTCGAGCGTCCGTTCGAAGACGTGACCCTCGGCGTCATGAACTCGATCACCGAGCTCGAGGAAATCACCGAGACGACGGTCCCCGCGGGATTCAGCGCGGGCCGTCGAGTTCTTCTGCGTGATGGTCGCGTGTGGCGACAGCTAAAGCAGGGGAATCGGGACACGAGCAATGTTGGCGGACCGCTGGACAGCTCGGATCTATATGTCTCCACCTCTTCCGCCGGAGGCGGCCTGCAGATGATGGTCGCCGGGGTCGTTAAGGCGATGTCGGCCGAATCGGCCGAGCGGGCCGCGCTCGGCGCCGGCGCCATCCTGATGGACACCCTCTCGGTCGACGACGGCCGTCGCGACTACCAAAAAGTCGAGCGGCTTCGGCAGCTCCGCCCGGACATCATCCTCATGTCCGGCGGCACCGACGGCGGAACCAAGGCTCACCTTATCGAAATGGCGGAAGTCGTCCGGCGCGCCGACCCTAAGCCTCGATTCGGCGACATGAAGCTTCCGATCATCTACGCGGGTAACAAGGACGCCGCCGAGGATGTCGGCAAGGTGCTCGGCGAGTCAATCCAGCTACAAGTGGTCGCAAATCTCCGCCCCACGCTCGACCGGGAGAACCTCGGGCCGGCGCGCGAGGAAATCCACGAGATGTTCCTCGAGCACGTCATGCAGCAAGCCCCCGGCTACTCCAAGTTGCTGGAATGGACGAGCGAGGAGGTCATGGCCACCCCCAACGCCGTCGGGAAGCTCCTCAAGGAGTACGCGGAGAACGAGAAGATCAACGTTCTCGGCGTCGACATCGGCGGCGCCACCACCGACGTCTTCTCCGTCTTCCTCGCCCCCACCGGTGAGCGGATCTATAACCGCACCGTCTCGGCGAACCTCGGGATGTCGTACTCGATCTGCAACGTCCTCAAGGAGGCCGGAGTCGAGAACATCGCCCGGTGGCTGCCATTCGAGATCGACCCCGCGGAAGTGCGAAACCGTCTGCGGAACAAGATGATCCGCCCGACGACGATTCCGCAGACCTACGAGGATCTGCTTATCGAGCACGCTGTCTCTCGCGAGGCGCTCCGCCTCGCGTTCGAGCACCATAAGTCGCTTGCCCGCGGCCTCACCGGCTCGGCTCAGCAACGCGACGTCGGCCAGATCTTCGACCAGCAGGCGAGCGGTCAGACGCTTGTCAAGATGATGGAGCTCGACATGGTCATTGGCTCCGGAGGCGTTCTCTCGCACGCTCCGCGGCGCGCTCAGTCGGCGCTGATGATGATGGATGCCTACCAGCCCGAAGGCGTAACGATGCTGACCGTCGACAGCATCTTCATGATGCCCCACCTCGGCGTGCTTAGCGAGCACCTGTACGAGGCGGCCAAGCAGGTCTTCGAGCGCGACTGCATCGTCAAATGCGGCCACTGCGTAGCCCCGGTCGGAGCCGGCAAGGAAGGCGAGCCGATGGTAACGATCACCGGCGACGGGATCAATGAAACCGCGAACGTAGGGGATCTCAAGGTGATCCCGTGCGGAGTCGGCGAGTTCAAGAACGTGACGATCACCCCGACCAAGAACTTCGACGTCGGCGAGGGCAAGGGCAAAGCCCGAACTGCTCGCCTGGAAGGGGGAACCGTCGGCATCATCATCGACGCCCGCGGCCGCCCGTTCAGTGTCGATCTCAGCACCCCGAACCGCGTTCAAAAGCTGCGAAGCTGGCTGCAGGCGTTCGGCCTACCGTTGCCCAAGTAGGGGAGAGTGGCAGCCCGTCGGTTCATCTGTTTCGGACTTTGCCTGGCCGCAACCGCATGCGGCCCAAAGTTTTCGGCAAAGTCCGGGTCACCGGCCGACACTCTGACGTGGGCCATCCCCTTCGAGCTGACCACCCTCGATCCGGCCACCGCGACCGAGGGCCGCGCCTTCGATGTGCTTCGCCAAGTGTACGAGGGGTTGCTTGCGATCGACGAGCGGGGCCAAGTCGTGCCCGCCCTCGCCGACCGATGGGAAATTAGCGACGACGGGAGGACGTATCTCTTTCACCTCCACCCCAGAGTCCGGTTTGGGGATGGCCGACCGTTTACCTCCGCCGACGTCGTAGGAAGCTACGAACGGGCCTGCCTCCCGGAGATGCGATCCCCCCTCGCTCCGGACTATCTCAAAGATATCGTCGGCGTCGACGAAGTGGTGAAAGGCGCCGCTCGTCACCTTGCCGGTTTACGAGCGGTCGACCCTCTAACTGTAGAAATTAAGCTGCGCGAGCCGAGACCATCCTTCCTGAGCCGCCTCGCTTATCCGGTTTGCGCCATCGTACCGGCTGGATCCCCCGAGATCCGAGATGCGGCGCAGATGATCGGCACCGGTCCCTTCATCCCGGTGAGCCGTACTACGACCGGGTTGGAGATGAAGGCAAACCTCGCCTACTGGGGAGGCACTCCCAAACTCTCCCACCTTTCGATCCGGTTCGTTCCCGATTCCGGCACGCGGCTCAACTTATTTAGAACGGGTGAAGTCGATCTAACTTCGGTGCCATCCGGTGACGTGCCCGGCGTCCGCCGAGAACCAAGCCTTGCCAAGGCGCTCGTCGTCACACCGCGTGCGGATGTCTCTTATCTTCAGTTCAACGCCATCTCCGAACCGGTTCTCAAGGATCCGCGGGTCCGCCGCGCCTTGGCGTTATGCATCGACCGAAAGCGGATCGCTACCGATATCTCAGGCGGAGTTCCAATCCCCGCCGCCACCCTTATCCCTCCTGGAGTGCCCGGGCATGAAGAAGCCGACGTACCACCAGCCGACCCTGCAGCCGCCAGGCGTCTGCTAGCGGAAGCCGGATATCCCGGAGGGAAACGGTTTCCTCCTATTCAAATCGCCTACCAAGACACGCAACGTGAGAATCCCGCCGTCGAGGCGATCGTAACCATGTGGCGTAAGGAGCTGGGGATCGAGGCGACGGGGCGCGGAATCCCCGCTCCGGCGCTTCGCGAAGCGAATCTGGCTCGCCGTCTTCCCTGCTTCTTTACCGCCTGGGTGGGGGACTATCCGGACCCGGACGACTTCGCCTCGATGCTCCTCCGCACCGGAAGTTCCGCCAACGGATCTTCCTACTCGAACCCTCGAGTGGACCAGATGCTCGACGCCGCCGACCGAATGCCTCTCGGACCGGCGCGGCTCGAACGGTACCGCGCCGCCGAGACGGCTGCACTGGCGGATGCTCCCATCGTGCCGCTTCTTTTCTTAAGGGATGCCGAACTAGTAAGCGGTCGCGTGCAAGGCTTAAAGCACGGCGCGTTCGGACATTCATCGTTCTCGACCGTTTCGGTGCGACCATAAGACGCAGGCCGAACGGCCTAACTCGCTATGGAAATCGACCTCCAATCCCTCGGATGTAGCGATCCCGGTTCAGATCATGTTAGGATGTTCGCAAAGTGAACGCCTTATCTAGCAGTAACTGCTAAGAGTGCTAGCTTCCATTTGGTATATTAGGTTGCTCCGGTTAGGGCTAAAGAAGACCCGGGGCAAAAGGTTGGGAGGAATTGCGATGAGTGTTTGGAGAAAGAAGATCGGCGGTCTATTACTCGCCAGCGTTGTTACGGCTGGACTGGCTGGCTGTGGTGGTAACACAGGCGGAATTCCGTCCACACCAACGAACAATACGGTCACCGTCGACGGTGGCATCGAGAGCCAGGAAGGAACAAGCCCGAACGCGGTGCCCAGTTCCGACGACGGCGGCCTTGTCGAGTTGACGCCGGCGGGCGAGACCGCTCCGATTCAGGCGGCGGTGCCCCCCGGAGTGTCCATCGCCGCTGGAGAGTCGGTGGCGATCATTCCCAGCGACACGACCCTTCTGGAGGGTCTTGAGGGCGGAGCCGATCGAAATGCGGGCGACATTACGATAAACGGCCATTTTTGGAAAGGGGTCCGGGTCGTCAAGGGCAGAATTCGGCCTGCCGTGGTTCTGCCGGCCGGTACCTACAATGTTCGGCTCGACGGGCCATTCGTCGTTCGACAAGGCGCTAACCGCCTCGACGTTCAGGCGTTCGTGTTCCATTTCCGATCCGACGGTCACCACATCTCGCTGCCGAGAAAGCTAAAGGGTCAGATTCCGGCGAACGGTTCGAACAACTGGACGAACTCGATCACCGCGACGTTCTACCCGGCGTTCGCTTCGGGAACGGCCAACCTGCACATCACCCACTTGAACGGCACGCTTAACAAGACGGTCGCGCTTGTTGGCAACACGGCAACGTTCACCGACATTCAGAACGACACGCAGTCGCACATCCCGTCTCAGGGCGTGCAGGTCGTTGAGTTCACCCACCTCTAAGCCAATAGGTTTAGATGGCGGAACGCAATCGGGGCCCCGTTGGGGTCCCGATTCTTTTTTGTCAGGAAGGTCGATGGTGTATGATCGTTGCGACCTTGCGTCTGTCCATCATCATGAAATTCTCCCTTTCCACCGTTGCGGTGCTCGCTATTGCCTCTTTCGCGACTCTCGGGTTAGCTTCCGAGTCGCGGCGTCAAGGAGGCTCCGATTTCTACCTGCCGACAGAAGGCATTCGGTGGACAAGTCCGATGGCAATCGACGCTCGGCCCGTCGCGCGCGGCGCTTTCGCATCCGTCTCGGAGTATTTCTCTTCTTATAAGGGCCGCAAGTTAGAGATGAGCGAGATCGTGGTTGGAGCCGCGGTCGACGAGCGAATCTCGTTCTGGGTTTCTCGCCAGAGCTATCTCGTGAAGGGTCGAAGCTCCACGAGCCGTTTCCGAGTCAACGCCAACTCTTACGGCGCCAAGTGGGTGGTGCGTCCGCCGAACGAATTCGACCGCAGTTCGATTGCGTTGGAATTCGAAACCGTGAAGCCCGAAACTGCCGTGGCGGTCACCAACTCGGCGTCGGCAACCTTCGGCGCCACCCGGAACAATCGCTTTGCCGTCGATTACGGATTTGGTAATGGCCTCCAAACGCAGCTTGGGTTTAGCTCCATCAAGGGGGCCGGAACCGGCGATGCCCGGATCTTCACCCTCGGCGTCGGAAAAGACTTGTCCCTGAAACCGAATCTGGACCTTCGCCTCCAGGGCGAGATCGCCGGGCAGTGGTACACGGACACAGTAGAAACCGTAAACGGCCAATTTAAGCCGGTTCTGTACGCCGCGCTGGGATACCAGACGTCCAAGGCGATACGAATCGAACTGGACGGCTCCCTCTTCCCAAGTGGCATGCCGCTCGAAAGCGGCCGGTTCACCGGCCTCAGCAGCTTCCAGATCTACCGCCCCGGCGGTGTGGCGGAAGGACTGCGAACCGACGCCATCGGCTTCGGCTCCCTCCGGTTGGTCCTAAGCGGGAAGTTTTAAGGGGAAGGCGTTGGGCGCTAAGGCGTTGGGCGTTAAACGCTACGAACCTTTGTTCTGAAAGCGAAACGCTGGCCCAACGCCCAGCGCCCAAGAAAAATATGCCATACTCTCCCCGACTCTGAAGACAGCCGGTGGCATCCGCCATAACGACCGAAAGGTCGGCCAGCCGAGGGGGCGAAAACTGGAAACGGATTTATACGCGCCGGGATGCCAGCGTGCCGGGACCTCCGCCACTTCGACCTGGGCGGAGGTCCCGATTGTTTTTGGGGGCAGGTGTCAACACCATGCCAACCGCAGAAAAATCACGCACGATAGAGCAAACCAAGGAGTGGTACTCCAAGGCCAGCGGCGTGGTCTTCACAGACTATCGCGGTCTGAAAGTGAAGGAGATCCAGCAGCTTCGCGCCGACCTTCGAAAGAAGGGCGGAGAGCTGCATGTGGTCAAGAACACTCTCTTCCGCATCGCCGCCGGCGAGGACGCCGCCAAATTGCCCGCCGATCTTCACAACGGCACGACCGCATTCGCGTTCGTGTTCGAAAATGAGCCGGACGTCGCAAAGGCGCTCCTCGACTATGCGAGGACCAGCCGCAAGCTCGTCGTCAAAGGCGGATTCTTCGGCGGTAGGGCGCTTACGACCAAGGAAGTGGAGACTCTCTCCGAACTTCCGCCACGAGATGTGCTCATCGCACAGGTTATCGGAGCGATCGCCGCGCCGCTGACTACCCTCGTCGGTACGATCGAGGCGCTTTACGCCGACCCCATCCGCGTCATTGGCGCGGTCGCCGACAAGGTCGGCGAGGGTGCCCAGCCCGCTGCTGGCGACTCGAATTCCCCCGAGGCTTCCGCCTCGCCCGACCCCGCCGAGCCGGAAGCCGAATCCGCGCCGGAGGCTGAAGCTGCGCCAGAAGCGCCCGCTGAGCCGGAAACCCCGGCCGAAACCGAATCCACGGAGAACGCATAATCATGCCCACCGCAGTTGAAACCCTAGTCGACCAGATCAGTGGAATGACCGCCCTCGAGCTGTCTGAGCTGAAGAAGGCCCTCGAAGACAAGTTCGGCGTCACCGCCGCCGCTCCTTCCTTCAACCCGGCGATGTTCGCCGGCATGGCTCCCGCCGGTGGCGGCGCGGCCGCCGTTGAGGAAGAGCAGACCGAGTTCGACGCCATCCTCACCGAGGCCGGCGGTCAGAAGCTCCAGGTCATCAAGGTCGTCCGAGAGCTCACGGGCCTCGGCCTCAAGGAAGCCAAGGACCTCGTCGATGGCGCCCCCAAGCCGATCAAGCAGGGCATCAGCAAGGACGATGCCGAGAAGATCAAGGCTGCCGTCGCCGAAGCTGGCGGTACCGTCCAGATCAAGTAAGACCCCTTACTACACAAAAGAGCGCCCGTTCCGTAAAACCGGAACGGGCGCTCTTTGCTTTTATCGCGAGGAAGGCCGGACTTCTTCCATCTGCTCGGCTTCCGGCACCACCTGAGCCAAGGCGCTCACGAACGGTTCCACCGGCACCGAGTGGCTCCAACCGTCGTCTCCGTTCGACGAGAGAAACTCGGCCGTCACGTTCCCTTCGTGCCGCTCGACGAGAACCGATCCTTCGTCGGTCTCGGTCCGAAACGATCGATTGCGTAACACGTTCACCAGATTGTGAGGAGCACACGGAAACGAATACTCCTCCTCGCTGTCGCGGCTGAACCGATTAACGACTAGGTTAAGGCTGGTGTCGGGATATGCCCAAAGCTCGAGGCATCGCGACGAATTGTCGCCACCTCGTTCGCAAAAGGCACCCAGCAGTACGCCTGTCATTTATTTGCTCATTCCGGAGGATCGATTAATTTATCCGGTTCTTATGCGCGCTAACGTTTGAAGCGGTCCCGCGTTCATCAATCTAACGAAGCGATGGGCCAATAGTCCCGTTTTATTTGCTTCTCTCGACAAATCCATGGTTCACAACAGGGTAATTCCCCGAACATGCGCCTCGACTTGCGACGTTAACGGCCGAATCGTTATCGACATGAGTTTAAACGATTCCGGCAGTCCCAAGCTTACAGCCGAGCGACCTCCCGAACGCTCCGACCCTGGAAGCATTCGACGATCGCCGGAGGCTCGGACGTCTACTCCGTACTTCAGAGTTTTGGTGACCCGTTTGCCATTGGAAAGGGTCAGTAAAATTTCTGCGACCGGTTCCCCCTCCTTTCCAACCGTTAGGCAATCGATTGCGAAGAGCGCCCGATGGACCGTCGCTGGCTTATTCAGCAAAAGGACGTTGTCGGTTGCCGACGTCAAAGGCGTGCCGACCCGGAAGCGGAACGGACCGACCTGGGCAACTTGGGTGTCGTGATCCCAAGTGAGGGAGGCGCCGGAGACCCCCTTAACGGGAGCCGGTGCGCCGTAGTACATTTCCCGGAAAATTGCCGCCGGGTCGTAGCCCAAGTCGGCCGGCAGCTCGTCGCGCCCGCTCCACGCGTAATCCGCGCTCAAGACGAAAGCCGCGAACTGCTCGGGGTTTTGCACCATGGCTGCCTCACTGCTGCTGTAGCCCGCCCAGGTCGTCTGAAGGGTCCCGGCGTGCTCAAAGGTAGCG
This window encodes:
- the rplL gene encoding 50S ribosomal protein L7/L12, which produces MMPTAVETLVDQISGMTALELSELKKALEDKFGVTAAAPSFNPAMFAGMAPAGGGAAAVEEEQTEFDAILTEAGGQKLQVIKVVRELTGLGLKEAKDLVDGAPKPIKQGISKDDAEKIKAAVAEAGGTVQIK
- the rplJ gene encoding 50S ribosomal protein L10; this translates as MPTAEKSRTIEQTKEWYSKASGVVFTDYRGLKVKEIQQLRADLRKKGGELHVVKNTLFRIAAGEDAAKLPADLHNGTTAFAFVFENEPDVAKALLDYARTSRKLVVKGGFFGGRALTTKEVETLSELPPRDVLIAQVIGAIAAPLTTLVGTIEALYADPIRVIGAVADKVGEGAQPAAGDSNSPEASASPDPAEPEAESAPEAEAAPEAPAEPETPAETESTENA
- a CDS encoding ABC transporter substrate-binding protein, which produces MAARRFICFGLCLAATACGPKFSAKSGSPADTLTWAIPFELTTLDPATATEGRAFDVLRQVYEGLLAIDERGQVVPALADRWEISDDGRTYLFHLHPRVRFGDGRPFTSADVVGSYERACLPEMRSPLAPDYLKDIVGVDEVVKGAARHLAGLRAVDPLTVEIKLREPRPSFLSRLAYPVCAIVPAGSPEIRDAAQMIGTGPFIPVSRTTTGLEMKANLAYWGGTPKLSHLSIRFVPDSGTRLNLFRTGEVDLTSVPSGDVPGVRREPSLAKALVVTPRADVSYLQFNAISEPVLKDPRVRRALALCIDRKRIATDISGGVPIPAATLIPPGVPGHEEADVPPADPAAARRLLAEAGYPGGKRFPPIQIAYQDTQRENPAVEAIVTMWRKELGIEATGRGIPAPALREANLARRLPCFFTAWVGDYPDPDDFASMLLRTGSSANGSSYSNPRVDQMLDAADRMPLGPARLERYRAAETAALADAPIVPLLFLRDAELVSGRVQGLKHGAFGHSSFSTVSVRP
- a CDS encoding glutamate mutase L; translation: MSNDIRRIVATDCGSTTTKAILIERNDTTGEYRLVARGEAPTTVERPFEDVTLGVMNSITELEEITETTVPAGFSAGRRVLLRDGRVWRQLKQGNRDTSNVGGPLDSSDLYVSTSSAGGGLQMMVAGVVKAMSAESAERAALGAGAILMDTLSVDDGRRDYQKVERLRQLRPDIILMSGGTDGGTKAHLIEMAEVVRRADPKPRFGDMKLPIIYAGNKDAAEDVGKVLGESIQLQVVANLRPTLDRENLGPAREEIHEMFLEHVMQQAPGYSKLLEWTSEEVMATPNAVGKLLKEYAENEKINVLGVDIGGATTDVFSVFLAPTGERIYNRTVSANLGMSYSICNVLKEAGVENIARWLPFEIDPAEVRNRLRNKMIRPTTIPQTYEDLLIEHAVSREALRLAFEHHKSLARGLTGSAQQRDVGQIFDQQASGQTLVKMMELDMVIGSGGVLSHAPRRAQSALMMMDAYQPEGVTMLTVDSIFMMPHLGVLSEHLYEAAKQVFERDCIVKCGHCVAPVGAGKEGEPMVTITGDGINETANVGDLKVIPCGVGEFKNVTITPTKNFDVGEGKGKARTARLEGGTVGIIIDARGRPFSVDLSTPNRVQKLRSWLQAFGLPLPK